Proteins from a genomic interval of Micromonospora sp. NBC_00389:
- a CDS encoding dihydrofolate reductase family protein, with protein sequence MGRVVLSIFTTADGVVDDPQRFTFQFVSEDSMRTGLAQLQAADALLLGRVTYEGFAASWPNMTDEAGFADKMNSMPKYVVSTTLDRGEWNNTTVISENVAETITKLKAEVSGDILIYGSVALVRWLLRNELVDELRLVTYPVVMGGGVRLFEESGEPVVLRLVGAQAFNSGVFVLTYAPTGDKLVGWEQEPGAPGGEG encoded by the coding sequence ATGGGACGCGTCGTTCTGTCCATCTTCACCACCGCCGATGGGGTCGTCGACGACCCGCAGCGGTTCACCTTCCAGTTCGTCAGCGAGGACTCCATGCGGACCGGGCTGGCGCAACTGCAGGCCGCCGACGCGCTGCTGCTCGGCCGGGTCACCTATGAGGGGTTCGCCGCGTCCTGGCCGAACATGACCGACGAGGCGGGCTTCGCCGACAAGATGAACAGCATGCCCAAGTACGTCGTCTCGACGACACTGGACCGGGGCGAGTGGAACAACACCACCGTCATCAGCGAGAACGTCGCCGAGACGATCACCAAGCTGAAGGCCGAGGTGAGCGGCGACATCCTGATCTACGGCAGCGTCGCACTGGTCAGGTGGCTGCTGCGTAACGAACTCGTCGACGAACTGCGCCTGGTCACCTACCCCGTCGTGATGGGCGGTGGCGTGCGTCTCTTCGAGGAGTCGGGCGAGCCGGTGGTCCTCCGGCTGGTCGGCGCGCAGGCGTTCAACTCGGGCGTTTTCGTGCTGACCTACGCTCCCACCGGGGACAAGCTCGTCGGGTGGGAGCAGGAGCCCGGGGCCCCAGGCGGTGAAGGGTAA
- a CDS encoding DNA polymerase ligase N-terminal domain-containing protein, producing the protein MVRVAPAFVLHHHRKPRPHFDLRLEEDGVLRSWAVPRGLPDSPDDNRLAIAVPDHHLDHLIYEDADKSIADIGTWEEHDRTERRMLFTLNGRAGRRRYALIRTGEGWLLHLTKEQPPDERG; encoded by the coding sequence ATGGTGAGAGTGGCACCTGCATTCGTCCTGCACCACCACCGCAAACCACGACCGCACTTTGACCTGCGGCTCGAGGAGGACGGTGTGCTGCGCTCCTGGGCGGTGCCTCGCGGCCTGCCGGACAGTCCCGACGACAACCGGCTCGCGATCGCCGTGCCCGACCACCACCTCGATCACCTCATCTATGAGGACGCCGACAAGTCGATCGCCGACATCGGCACCTGGGAGGAGCACGACCGCACCGAGCGTCGAATGCTGTTCACGTTGAACGGCCGCGCCGGCCGTCGGCGATACGCGCTCATCCGGACCGGTGAGGGTTGGCTGCTCCACCTGACGAAAGAGCAGCCTCCGGACGAGCGCGGTTAG
- a CDS encoding OsmC family protein, whose amino-acid sequence MSPGTSFTPVELLLAAIGGCTAIDVDHITRRRAEPTQLSVVVSGDKIRDEAGGRLRSAGAG is encoded by the coding sequence ATGTCACCGGGAACCAGCTTCACGCCGGTGGAGCTGCTTCTGGCTGCCATCGGCGGCTGCACGGCGATAGACGTGGACCACATCACCAGGCGTCGTGCCGAGCCGACGCAACTCTCCGTCGTAGTCAGCGGCGACAAGATCCGGGACGAGGCCGGAGGAAGACTGAGGTCTGCGGGTGCCGGGTGA
- a CDS encoding MerR family transcriptional regulator, translated as MAEVTTSLSIGQVAERTGLSVHALRFYEHEGLFINPVRRGPGGRRVYSQDDVDWLTVCIILRASGMPLPALRRYADLVRQGAGNEEERLTLMREHQAHVTTQIGKLAECLDLIRFKVGVYEDLLDPGIAADHQCHAPTPSAPAHPTEIRIGYARVSGS; from the coding sequence ATGGCTGAGGTCACCACGAGTCTGAGCATCGGGCAGGTCGCCGAACGCACCGGATTGAGTGTGCACGCGCTGCGCTTCTACGAGCACGAGGGCCTCTTCATCAACCCTGTGCGGCGCGGACCTGGCGGGCGCCGCGTCTACAGCCAGGATGACGTGGACTGGCTCACCGTCTGCATCATCTTGCGCGCCTCCGGCATGCCCCTGCCCGCGCTACGCCGATACGCCGACCTCGTGCGGCAAGGAGCCGGAAACGAGGAGGAACGACTCACGCTCATGCGTGAGCACCAAGCCCACGTCACCACCCAGATCGGCAAACTCGCCGAATGCCTGGACCTGATCAGGTTCAAGGTCGGAGTGTATGAGGACCTCCTCGACCCAGGCATCGCCGCCGACCACCAATGCCACGCTCCAACCCCTTCGGCACCGG
- a CDS encoding sensor histidine kinase, which produces MDAATCDVGPPRTWRSVPVGVATVTMGVLIATVLWSATRSESTALVRADVALAVAALALVPVVVRRPEVAGVLAGLLVALSPVATPVASFAVLFTARNRPFRQAAVVAAVGVVGEAVQAVWRPMPSLPYGWRLVLMTAAYAALLGWGTWAQARYALLAALRDRAWRAEQEQERRVVEARAAERTRIAREMHDVLAHRLSLLAAAAGAMEYRPDAPPERLSAAAGVIRASAHHALDELREVITLLRTDDAEAPADAPPGQTLADLPRLVDEARAAGQHIEVDDPLGPPAEVPPTVGRTAYRIAQEALTNARKHAAGQPVRLAVVGAPGSGLSIAVSNPTTPDGGAAGHDGAGLIGLAERAALTGGRVAHHIDASGRFHLTAWLPWPT; this is translated from the coding sequence GTGGATGCGGCGACGTGTGACGTGGGTCCGCCGCGGACGTGGCGTTCGGTCCCGGTGGGCGTGGCGACCGTGACGATGGGCGTGCTCATCGCGACCGTGCTGTGGTCCGCCACCCGCTCCGAGTCGACCGCCCTGGTCCGCGCCGATGTCGCGCTGGCGGTGGCCGCCCTGGCCCTCGTCCCGGTGGTCGTCCGCCGCCCGGAGGTCGCTGGCGTGCTGGCGGGCCTGCTGGTGGCGCTGTCGCCGGTGGCCACTCCGGTGGCGAGCTTCGCGGTGCTGTTCACCGCCCGCAACCGGCCGTTCCGGCAGGCCGCGGTGGTGGCGGCGGTCGGCGTGGTAGGCGAGGCGGTGCAGGCGGTGTGGCGGCCGATGCCCAGCCTGCCGTACGGGTGGCGGCTGGTGCTGATGACGGCCGCGTACGCGGCCCTGCTGGGCTGGGGCACCTGGGCGCAGGCCCGGTACGCCCTGCTGGCGGCACTGCGGGACCGGGCCTGGCGGGCGGAGCAGGAGCAGGAACGGCGGGTCGTCGAGGCCCGGGCGGCCGAGCGCACCCGGATTGCGCGGGAGATGCACGACGTGCTGGCCCATCGGCTGTCGCTGCTGGCAGCGGCCGCCGGCGCGATGGAGTACCGGCCGGACGCGCCACCCGAGCGGCTCAGCGCCGCCGCCGGGGTGATCCGCGCCAGCGCACACCACGCCCTCGACGAACTGCGCGAGGTCATCACGCTGCTGCGCACCGACGACGCCGAGGCGCCAGCGGACGCACCGCCCGGGCAGACCCTCGCAGACCTGCCGCGCCTGGTCGATGAGGCTCGGGCCGCCGGGCAGCACATCGAGGTCGACGACCCGCTCGGCCCGCCGGCCGAGGTCCCCCCGACGGTCGGCCGCACCGCCTACCGGATCGCGCAGGAGGCGCTGACCAACGCCCGCAAGCACGCCGCCGGGCAGCCGGTCCGACTCGCCGTCGTCGGGGCGCCCGGCTCCGGCCTGAGCATCGCGGTGAGCAACCCGACCACACCCGACGGCGGTGCCGCCGGGCACGACGGCGCGGGCCTGATCGGTCTCGCCGAGCGGGCCGCCCTCACCGGCGGCCGCGTCGCCCACCACATCGACGCCTCGGGTCGGTTCCACCTCACCGCGTGGCTGCCATGGCCGACGTGA
- a CDS encoding ATP-binding protein, with the protein MDVTHPAGASKREIEVLVMLGARLSNADIAGRLHISVRTVENHVSSLLRKYGVADRRALGELAVQVQAGAPVPGRLAGLPSALTTFIGRSAEREHLMETLRGARLVTVVGPGGMGKTRLAGQIAGAAGSSFPSGGAFVDLVPARGGYIAQAVATVLGVSERPQQSLEDAVVERLGESRSLLVLDNCEHVIDVVAPFVERVLAACPATHILATSRERLGVRGERAVPLGPLPLESDAERLFIDRATAADPGFGADPVVVAKLCARLDGMPLAIELAAARSAGLGENGLLAALDDQLRLVAGGRGVDERHRSLRAVIGWSHDLLDDEEQALFRRLAVFAGAFDLAAVAGVSSAGSTHGAIADVLGRLADKSLVSVHRRGGAVRWRLLQTVRAFAIEQLDVSGERPEIQDRHLRWAADVATELETRLDGDDWYEEFDGVADDLRAALAVAPEGPGELPHRLAQALAHLAYTRRFLMESLGHYRTAAERAPAPGEAAADLYAASAVSHAIGDDGQRPFDLLLAAAQQARVAGDRGATAIALAQAVTTARRHPAGFAAEVPYERLRDLLDEAASAADGSSDAVVAARLAEAAAWAATADRYEADPVLAEAAVAAARATGDPVLISAALDTVATADIVAGRGADVRRIMDERLTLLPAMSRHDPNAAPEIVDTYRMAHLAALGVGDLPAALSIGQRTMDDDLAGSSYYSAALLITPLVLSGRFDEALRMAGTAWEGWRRAGRPHTGTMSPPMAAVALVHGLRGDDEGYTLWRSRAIEVIGELPPHSTFVSMVDARLAVHAGRVEDAAALVRLTFNGIRSWSPPYSRAVGAELAVIAGLPDAPELLSAAERHESAWAAACTARARGRLHGDTAALTAAVAGWEHIGARFERASTLLLLPDRAAEGRRDLDALGVEVPAQRV; encoded by the coding sequence ATGGACGTCACGCATCCCGCCGGAGCGTCGAAGCGAGAGATCGAGGTGCTCGTCATGCTCGGCGCGCGCCTGTCCAACGCCGACATCGCCGGCAGGCTGCACATCTCCGTGCGGACCGTGGAGAATCACGTCTCCTCGCTGCTGCGCAAGTACGGCGTCGCCGACCGGCGGGCGCTCGGCGAGCTCGCCGTACAGGTGCAGGCGGGGGCGCCGGTACCTGGGCGGCTGGCCGGCCTGCCATCGGCGCTCACCACTTTCATCGGCAGGAGCGCGGAGCGCGAGCACCTGATGGAGACGCTGCGCGGCGCCCGACTCGTGACCGTGGTGGGACCAGGCGGGATGGGGAAGACCCGACTGGCGGGCCAGATCGCCGGGGCGGCGGGGTCCTCCTTTCCCTCCGGTGGCGCGTTCGTCGACCTCGTCCCCGCCCGTGGCGGGTACATCGCACAGGCGGTGGCCACGGTGCTCGGCGTCAGCGAGCGCCCCCAGCAGTCGCTGGAGGACGCTGTGGTGGAGCGGCTCGGAGAGAGTCGATCGCTGCTGGTGCTGGACAACTGCGAGCATGTGATCGACGTGGTGGCACCGTTCGTGGAGCGGGTGCTGGCCGCCTGCCCGGCTACCCACATCCTCGCCACCAGCAGGGAACGCCTCGGTGTACGGGGTGAGCGTGCCGTACCGCTGGGCCCGCTGCCGCTGGAGTCCGACGCCGAGCGACTCTTCATCGACCGCGCTACCGCCGCCGACCCCGGGTTCGGGGCGGACCCCGTGGTGGTGGCCAAGCTGTGCGCGCGGCTGGACGGTATGCCGCTGGCGATCGAGTTGGCCGCGGCGCGCAGTGCCGGCCTGGGCGAGAACGGGTTGTTGGCCGCGCTCGATGACCAGCTACGGCTGGTGGCCGGCGGTAGGGGTGTGGACGAACGGCACCGCTCGCTGCGCGCAGTCATCGGCTGGAGCCACGACCTGCTCGATGACGAGGAACAGGCACTGTTCCGGCGGCTCGCCGTCTTCGCCGGGGCGTTCGACCTCGCCGCCGTCGCCGGGGTGAGCTCTGCCGGGAGCACCCACGGTGCGATTGCCGACGTGCTTGGCAGGCTGGCGGACAAGAGCCTGGTCAGCGTGCACCGCCGAGGCGGAGCGGTCCGGTGGCGACTGCTACAGACCGTGCGCGCGTTCGCCATCGAACAGCTGGACGTCTCGGGCGAGCGGCCGGAGATCCAGGACCGGCACCTGCGCTGGGCGGCGGACGTCGCCACCGAGCTGGAGACGAGGCTGGATGGCGACGACTGGTACGAAGAGTTCGACGGTGTCGCCGACGATCTGAGAGCCGCCCTCGCCGTCGCCCCCGAAGGCCCGGGTGAGCTGCCGCACCGGCTGGCGCAGGCACTGGCACACCTCGCCTACACGCGGCGGTTCCTGATGGAATCGCTCGGCCACTACCGGACCGCCGCCGAACGGGCCCCCGCTCCGGGCGAGGCCGCGGCGGACCTGTACGCGGCCTCCGCCGTTTCCCATGCGATCGGCGACGACGGTCAGCGGCCCTTCGACCTGCTGCTCGCCGCCGCGCAGCAGGCCCGGGTGGCCGGGGATCGTGGGGCCACGGCCATCGCGCTGGCGCAGGCGGTCACCACCGCGCGGCGGCACCCGGCAGGGTTCGCCGCCGAGGTTCCGTACGAGCGCCTGCGTGATCTCCTCGACGAGGCGGCGTCGGCAGCCGACGGGTCGAGCGACGCCGTGGTGGCGGCCCGCCTCGCCGAGGCGGCGGCCTGGGCCGCGACCGCAGACAGGTATGAGGCCGACCCGGTGCTCGCCGAGGCCGCCGTGGCAGCCGCCCGGGCCACCGGCGATCCGGTGCTGATCAGCGCAGCTCTGGACACGGTGGCCACCGCCGACATCGTGGCGGGGCGGGGCGCAGACGTTCGCCGGATCATGGACGAACGGTTGACCCTGCTGCCCGCGATGTCCCGGCACGACCCGAACGCCGCCCCGGAGATCGTCGACACGTACCGGATGGCCCACCTGGCTGCCCTCGGCGTCGGTGACCTGCCGGCTGCCCTGTCGATCGGCCAGCGGACCATGGACGACGACCTCGCTGGCAGCTCCTATTACTCGGCCGCCCTTCTGATCACGCCGCTGGTGCTCAGCGGACGCTTCGATGAGGCGCTGCGGATGGCGGGCACCGCGTGGGAGGGTTGGCGGCGGGCCGGCCGTCCGCACACCGGCACGATGTCGCCGCCGATGGCCGCGGTCGCCCTCGTCCACGGGCTGCGCGGCGACGACGAGGGGTACACGCTGTGGCGTTCCCGCGCGATCGAGGTCATCGGGGAGCTACCCCCGCACTCCACCTTCGTGTCGATGGTCGACGCGCGGCTCGCCGTACACGCCGGGCGGGTCGAGGACGCCGCCGCGCTTGTCCGCCTGACGTTCAACGGCATCCGCAGCTGGTCTCCGCCCTACTCGCGGGCGGTGGGCGCCGAGCTGGCCGTCATCGCCGGGCTTCCCGACGCGCCGGAGCTGCTGTCGGCCGCCGAGCGGCACGAGAGCGCGTGGGCCGCCGCCTGCACCGCCCGGGCCCGAGGCCGCCTCCACGGCGACACCGCAGCCCTCACCGCCGCCGTGGCGGGGTGGGAGCACATCGGCGCCCGGTTCGAACGGGCATCCACGCTCCTGCTGCTGCCGGACCGTGCCGCCGAAGGCCGCCGGGACCTCGACGCTCTCGGCGTCGAGGTCCCGGCTCAACGAGTTTGA
- a CDS encoding DUF1801 domain-containing protein: MDDDVTQYINKTQPWQIDVCEKLRAMIDQTIPGVEERLQYGKPHYMKNGHYAAVIAVAKSKVSFMVFNATDIPEVKGFLRAMGNGERKTVDIKEGQDVDYGALASILGKTTAAL; encoded by the coding sequence GTGGACGACGATGTCACCCAGTACATCAACAAGACGCAGCCGTGGCAGATCGACGTATGTGAAAAACTACGTGCGATGATCGACCAAACCATTCCAGGTGTCGAGGAACGGCTTCAGTACGGCAAGCCGCACTACATGAAGAACGGCCACTACGCGGCCGTCATCGCGGTAGCCAAGTCCAAGGTCTCGTTCATGGTCTTCAACGCAACGGACATCCCTGAGGTCAAGGGGTTCCTCCGGGCAATGGGCAACGGTGAACGCAAAACTGTCGACATCAAAGAAGGGCAAGACGTCGACTACGGCGCACTCGCCAGCATCCTGGGAAAGACCACGGCTGCCTTGTAG
- a CDS encoding aldo/keto reductase, with protein sequence MRYRTLGGTGIEVSAYCLGTMMFQDGCNSDHDDCVRIIHTALDEGINFVDTADMYGQGESEEIVGKALRGRRDDVVLATKVHFQMGEGRNRSGNSRRWILKAVEDSLRRLNTDWIDLYQVHRPDDSTDIEETLSVLSDLVHQGKIRAFGCSTFPAEEIVEAHHVSERRGLGRFRTEQPPYSILARGIEASVLPVCQRYGMGVLVWSPLAFGFLTGKYRKNQPIDLSTGRPTIRPERFDPTIAENAAKLDVVEQLVELAETIGCTLPQLAIAFTVAHPAITSAIIGPRTMPQLEDLLKGAALTLDDATLDRIDEIVPPGTNLYNPNAPLPPRSLTDTARRRRPLTDRAAA encoded by the coding sequence ATGCGCTATCGCACCCTCGGCGGAACCGGTATCGAAGTCAGTGCCTACTGCCTCGGGACCATGATGTTCCAGGATGGCTGCAACTCCGACCACGACGATTGTGTCCGTATTATTCACACGGCTCTGGACGAGGGGATCAACTTCGTCGATACCGCTGACATGTATGGACAGGGAGAGTCCGAGGAGATCGTGGGGAAGGCGCTGCGGGGGCGCCGTGATGACGTCGTACTCGCCACCAAGGTGCACTTCCAGATGGGCGAGGGCCGCAACCGAAGTGGCAACTCGCGCCGTTGGATCCTCAAGGCGGTTGAGGACAGCCTCAGGCGCCTGAACACCGACTGGATCGACCTCTACCAGGTCCACCGCCCCGACGACTCGACCGACATCGAGGAGACGCTCTCGGTGCTCAGCGACCTCGTACACCAGGGGAAGATCCGCGCTTTCGGCTGCTCGACGTTCCCGGCTGAGGAGATCGTCGAGGCGCATCACGTCTCCGAGCGTCGTGGCCTCGGACGCTTCCGCACCGAGCAGCCGCCGTATTCGATCCTGGCCCGCGGGATCGAGGCCTCGGTCCTGCCCGTCTGCCAGCGCTACGGAATGGGTGTGCTGGTCTGGAGCCCACTGGCCTTCGGGTTCCTCACCGGCAAGTACCGCAAGAACCAGCCCATCGACCTGTCAACCGGCCGTCCCACAATCCGGCCGGAACGATTCGATCCCACGATCGCAGAAAACGCCGCGAAGCTCGACGTCGTCGAGCAGCTCGTCGAACTCGCGGAAACCATCGGCTGCACCCTCCCGCAGCTCGCCATTGCGTTCACCGTGGCCCATCCGGCCATCACCTCGGCGATCATCGGACCGCGGACCATGCCCCAGCTGGAGGATCTCCTCAAGGGCGCCGCACTCACTCTGGACGATGCGACCCTCGACCGAATCGACGAGATCGTGCCGCCCGGAACCAACCTGTACAACCCCAACGCTCCTCTGCCCCCGCGTTCACTGACCGACACCGCACGGCGTCGCCGCCCACTCACCGACCGCGCCGCCGCCTGA
- a CDS encoding DUF6069 family protein, which yields MTNNLLLRRAAVAAGATLVATAEFAILHSAAGVDLAAGTGNATRQITVAAVVVAAAVAALAAWALLAMLERLTNRARAWWTSVAVAVLLLSLLVGPPSGVGGGAKTALALLHLSVGVVLILGLPRPRPEGLNR from the coding sequence ATGACGAACAACCTTCTCCTGCGCCGAGCCGCAGTGGCGGCCGGCGCGACCCTGGTGGCGACGGCGGAGTTCGCGATCCTGCACTCGGCGGCCGGCGTCGACCTGGCGGCCGGCACCGGAAACGCGACCCGGCAGATCACGGTGGCCGCGGTCGTGGTGGCCGCCGCGGTCGCCGCACTGGCTGCCTGGGCGCTGCTCGCGATGCTGGAACGCCTCACCAACCGGGCGCGCGCCTGGTGGACCTCGGTCGCGGTCGCGGTCCTGCTGCTGTCACTGCTGGTCGGGCCGCCGAGCGGCGTCGGCGGGGGAGCGAAGACGGCGCTCGCGCTGCTGCACCTGAGCGTCGGCGTCGTCCTCATCCTCGGCCTGCCCCGGCCGCGCCCGGAAGGGCTGAACCGATGA
- a CDS encoding response regulator transcription factor — MADVTGPVRVVIVDDDPLVRGMLTMMLDGADGIVVVGEAADGGAAITAVDRHMPDVVLMDIRMPGVNGITATERLRRRPRPPEIIVLTTFDTDEHVVRALRAGASGFLLKDTPPERISQAVRAVAAGNPMLSPGVTRRLMQRVASGAESYEQARTRLALLTPRERDVVLAIAQGRSNAEIATELLMSVTTVKAHVSHILTKLDLDNRTQIALLAHDGRLA; from the coding sequence ATGGCCGACGTGACGGGCCCGGTTCGGGTCGTCATCGTCGACGACGATCCCCTCGTGCGGGGAATGCTCACGATGATGCTCGACGGCGCCGACGGGATCGTCGTCGTGGGCGAGGCCGCCGACGGCGGTGCGGCGATCACCGCGGTGGACCGGCACATGCCCGACGTGGTGCTGATGGACATCCGGATGCCCGGCGTCAACGGCATCACCGCCACCGAGCGCCTGCGCCGCCGCCCCCGGCCACCGGAGATCATCGTGCTCACCACGTTCGACACCGACGAGCACGTGGTGCGGGCCCTGCGGGCCGGCGCCAGCGGGTTCCTGCTCAAGGACACCCCGCCGGAGCGGATCAGCCAGGCCGTCCGCGCCGTCGCCGCCGGCAACCCGATGCTGTCGCCGGGCGTCACGCGCCGCCTCATGCAGCGGGTCGCGTCCGGCGCCGAGTCCTACGAGCAGGCGCGTACCCGGCTGGCCCTGCTCACGCCCCGGGAACGCGACGTCGTCCTGGCCATCGCGCAGGGACGCTCCAACGCCGAGATCGCCACCGAGCTGCTGATGAGCGTGACCACCGTGAAGGCCCACGTCTCGCACATCCTGACCAAGCTGGACCTCGACAACCGCACCCAGATCGCCCTGCTCGCCCACGACGGCCGACTGGCTTGA